One region of Oxalobacteraceae bacterium OTU3CAMAD1 genomic DNA includes:
- a CDS encoding MgtC/SapB family protein, producing the protein MPAIDFLSAYWSHDELATNAVILLNLLGALALGLMVGYERSYHGRAAGMRTYGLVCMASAALTVIGGYPGHWFGGHVSQYLINSDPTRIVQGIVTGIGFLGAGVIMREGFNISGLTTAASIWASSVIGVMVGVGFYLGAIGLAILCAGSMIFLTRVEAWLPSRHAIAITMRFKAGYMPQEPALRAMALQRGYEIAGGSLMIGSDGGQQEWRFVAIALSKRSGAPMAVLSAELAAFDGIHSFQLSHARN; encoded by the coding sequence ATGCCCGCCATCGATTTCCTGAGTGCCTACTGGTCGCACGACGAACTGGCGACCAACGCCGTGATCCTGCTGAATCTACTGGGTGCGCTGGCACTGGGGCTGATGGTGGGCTACGAGCGCTCGTACCACGGCCGCGCGGCCGGCATGCGCACCTATGGCCTGGTGTGCATGGCCTCGGCCGCGCTCACCGTCATCGGCGGCTATCCCGGGCACTGGTTCGGCGGCCACGTGTCGCAGTACCTGATTAACTCCGATCCGACCCGCATCGTCCAGGGCATCGTCACCGGCATCGGCTTCCTCGGCGCCGGCGTGATCATGCGCGAAGGCTTCAACATCAGCGGCCTGACGACGGCCGCGTCGATCTGGGCTTCGTCGGTGATCGGCGTGATGGTGGGCGTGGGCTTTTATCTGGGCGCGATCGGCCTGGCGATATTGTGCGCCGGCTCGATGATTTTCCTGACCCGCGTGGAGGCGTGGCTGCCGTCGCGGCATGCGATCGCGATCACGATGCGCTTCAAGGCCGGCTATATGCCGCAGGAGCCGGCGCTCAGGGCGATGGCGCTGCAGCGCGGGTACGAGATCGCCGGCGGCTCGCTGATGATCGGCAGCGACGGCGGCCAGCAGGAATGGCGCTTCGTCGCCATCGCGCTGAGCAAGCGCAGTGGCGCGCCGATGGCGGTGCTGTCGGCCGAACTGGCCGCATTCGACGGCATCCACAGCTTCCAGCTGTCGCACGCGAGGAATTAA
- a CDS encoding outer membrane beta-barrel protein, producing MKKILFALVASAAAMSATSAFADDAGTGYVGAGVVGSRYEFNAPNALSGDNHSGYKAGGKVYGGYNIDQTWAVEAGYTDFGKKSYNYTSNGLPGGVRTDAHSYYLAGKGTWPVNQQIALFGKLGVARNTNEVTTTGFSTVSGDKDKTALYASVGAEYAVNKNVKVSLEYENYGKNDIDTGRKSGAVTAGVRYAF from the coding sequence ATGAAAAAAATTCTGTTCGCATTAGTCGCTTCCGCTGCCGCCATGAGCGCAACTTCCGCCTTCGCCGATGACGCTGGCACCGGTTACGTCGGCGCCGGTGTGGTTGGCAGCCGTTACGAGTTCAACGCGCCAAACGCGCTGAGCGGCGACAACCACAGCGGTTACAAGGCCGGCGGCAAGGTCTACGGTGGTTACAACATCGACCAGACCTGGGCTGTGGAAGCGGGCTATACCGACTTCGGTAAAAAGTCGTACAACTACACCTCCAACGGCCTGCCTGGCGGCGTGCGCACCGATGCGCATTCCTACTACCTGGCCGGCAAGGGCACGTGGCCTGTGAACCAGCAGATCGCGCTGTTCGGCAAGCTGGGCGTGGCACGCAACACCAACGAAGTGACCACCACCGGTTTCTCGACGGTGAGCGGCGACAAGGACAAGACCGCGCTGTACGCGTCGGTCGGTGCTGAATACGCCGTCAACAAAAACGTCAAAGTCTCGCTGGAATATGAAAACTACGGCAAGAACGACATCGACACCGGTCGCAAGAGCGGCGCTGTGACGGCAGGTGTGCGTTACGCGTTCTAA
- the ettA gene encoding energy-dependent translational throttle protein EttA, translated as MANYVYTMNRVGKIVPPKRQILKDISLSFFPGAKIGVLGLNGSGKSTLLKIMAGIDTDIQGEAVPMPGLNIGYLPQEPQLDPEKTVRQEVESGLGEVFEAQAKLEAVYAAYAEEDADFDALATEQARLEAIISTSDGGNLNLQLEMAADALRLPPWDAKIGVLSGGEKRRVALCKLLLSKPDMLLLDEPTNHLDAESVEWLEQFLLRFPGTVVGITHDRYFLDNAAEWILELDRGHGIPWKGNYSSWLDQKANRLKQEESTESARQKALAKELEWSRQNPKARQAKSKARLARFNELSEYEYQKRNETQEIFIPVAERLGNEVIEFKNVSKAFGDRLLMDNISFTIPPGAIVGIIGPNGAGKSTLFKMVAGLDKPDSGEVVIGQTARVSLVDQNRDTLSDSKSVFEDVSGGADMLTVGRFDMPSRAYLGRFNFKGSDQQKIVGNLSGGERGRLHLAKTLLKGGNVLLLDEPSNDLDIETLRALEDALLEFAGSVLVISHDRWFLDRIATHILAFEGNSQVTFFDGNYQEYEADKKKRLGEEGAKPKRIRYKPLTV; from the coding sequence ATGGCAAATTACGTCTACACCATGAACCGCGTGGGCAAAATCGTCCCGCCCAAGCGCCAGATTCTGAAAGATATTTCGCTGTCCTTTTTCCCAGGCGCAAAAATCGGCGTGCTGGGTCTGAACGGCTCGGGTAAGTCGACCTTGCTGAAAATTATGGCAGGCATCGACACCGACATCCAGGGCGAAGCCGTGCCGATGCCGGGCCTGAACATCGGCTACTTGCCGCAGGAACCGCAGCTCGATCCCGAAAAAACCGTGCGCCAGGAAGTCGAATCGGGCCTGGGCGAAGTGTTCGAGGCGCAAGCCAAGCTGGAGGCCGTGTACGCCGCGTACGCCGAAGAGGACGCCGACTTCGACGCGCTGGCCACCGAGCAGGCCCGTCTGGAAGCGATCATCTCGACCTCCGACGGCGGCAACCTGAACCTGCAACTGGAAATGGCCGCCGACGCGCTGCGCCTGCCGCCATGGGACGCCAAGATCGGCGTGCTGTCCGGCGGCGAAAAGCGCCGCGTGGCGCTGTGCAAGTTGCTGCTGTCCAAGCCGGACATGCTGCTGCTCGACGAACCGACCAACCACCTGGACGCCGAGTCCGTCGAATGGCTGGAGCAGTTCCTGCTGCGCTTCCCGGGCACCGTGGTCGGCATCACCCACGATCGCTACTTCCTCGACAACGCCGCCGAGTGGATTTTGGAACTGGACCGCGGCCATGGCATCCCATGGAAGGGCAACTACTCGTCCTGGCTGGACCAGAAGGCCAACCGCCTGAAGCAGGAAGAATCGACCGAATCGGCGCGTCAAAAAGCGCTGGCCAAGGAATTGGAATGGTCGCGCCAGAATCCGAAGGCGCGCCAGGCCAAGTCCAAGGCCCGCCTGGCCCGATTCAACGAGCTGAGCGAGTACGAATACCAGAAGCGCAACGAGACCCAGGAGATCTTCATCCCGGTGGCCGAGCGTCTGGGCAACGAAGTGATCGAGTTCAAGAACGTCTCGAAAGCGTTCGGCGACCGCCTGCTGATGGACAACATCTCGTTCACCATCCCGCCTGGCGCCATCGTCGGCATCATCGGCCCGAACGGCGCCGGTAAATCGACCCTGTTCAAGATGGTGGCCGGCCTGGACAAGCCGGACAGCGGCGAAGTGGTCATCGGCCAGACCGCCCGCGTCTCGCTGGTGGACCAGAACCGCGACACCCTGAGCGACAGCAAGAGCGTGTTCGAGGATGTCTCCGGCGGCGCCGACATGCTGACCGTCGGCCGCTTCGACATGCCGTCGCGCGCCTACCTGGGCCGCTTCAACTTCAAGGGTTCGGACCAGCAAAAGATCGTCGGCAACCTGTCCGGCGGTGAGCGCGGCCGTTTGCACCTGGCCAAGACCCTGCTCAAGGGCGGCAACGTCCTGCTGCTCGATGAACCGTCGAACGATCTGGACATCGAAACCTTGCGCGCGCTGGAAGACGCGCTGCTCGAGTTCGCCGGTTCCGTGCTGGTGATCTCCCACGATCGCTGGTTCCTGGACCGTATCGCCACGCACATCCTGGCGTTCGAAGGCAACTCGCAGGTCACCTTCTTCGACGGTAACTATCAGGAATACGAAGCCGACAAGAAGAAACGCCTGGGTGAGGAAGGCGCCAAGCCGAAGCGTATCCGTTACAAACCGCTGACCGTGTAA
- a CDS encoding alpha-ketoglutarate-dependent dioxygenase AlkB: MDLFADDAALTPIPIEDGELWFQQRLALDWPPQEVMQRLLDETDWRHEQVQVWGKLHMQPRLTAWHGEASYRYSGKTFHPLPFTPLQLHIKEAVERATGRRFNSVLLNYYRDERDSMGFHADDERELGPEPAVASVSFGAPRTFILKHRRLPKTVKLALGDGCLLLMAGTLQQHWLHGINKERTPRGPRINLTFRMIA, translated from the coding sequence ATGGACTTATTCGCCGACGACGCCGCCCTGACACCGATCCCGATCGAGGATGGCGAACTGTGGTTTCAGCAGCGCCTGGCGCTGGATTGGCCCCCGCAAGAGGTCATGCAACGCCTGCTCGACGAGACCGACTGGCGCCACGAACAGGTGCAGGTCTGGGGCAAGCTGCATATGCAGCCGCGCCTGACGGCTTGGCATGGCGAGGCAAGCTATCGTTATTCCGGCAAGACCTTCCATCCGCTGCCGTTCACGCCGCTGCAACTGCACATCAAGGAGGCGGTCGAGCGCGCCACGGGGCGGCGTTTCAACAGCGTGCTGCTGAACTACTACCGAGACGAGCGCGACAGTATGGGCTTCCACGCCGACGACGAGCGCGAGCTGGGACCGGAGCCGGCCGTCGCCTCGGTCAGCTTCGGCGCGCCGCGCACCTTCATCCTCAAGCACCGGCGCCTGCCGAAAACCGTCAAGCTGGCGCTGGGCGACGGCTGCCTGCTGTTGATGGCCGGCACCTTGCAGCAACACTGGCTGCACGGCATCAACAAGGAGCGTACGCCACGCGGTCCGCGCATCAATCTCACCTTCCGCATGATTGCCTGA
- a CDS encoding alpha/beta hydrolase produces the protein MIKAIFLLCIANLMPLPSTAAPVNIDRTFTPDIGGIKQVVEIKTDDADKPALLFLSGGPGSSMINNAAAFTDQLRKHFTIVQWDQRDAGKTLKLNPSPIQPSLAQMESDTLEVIKFVRTELKQQKIYLLGSSWGNVLGFHVVKTHPELLSAYFAVNPVVSQLTSEKELLETLKLHFKDNAAASDELAAVSVPFKTDEDLFYLRKWLFIKDGKAFAASTGFKNGFLQWSKAWSPVWNEVMTIDLNASLKKVDCPIYFLVGKNDIQTLTSITVRYAEALQAKKKELYLFEQSGHQIHQDEPEKFQVTIIRTLAAAR, from the coding sequence ATGATAAAAGCCATATTTTTGCTTTGCATAGCGAACCTGATGCCGTTGCCGTCCACCGCCGCCCCGGTAAACATCGACCGGACATTCACCCCCGATATCGGCGGCATCAAGCAGGTTGTCGAGATCAAGACCGACGACGCGGACAAGCCGGCGCTGCTCTTTTTATCGGGCGGGCCGGGAAGTTCCATGATCAATAATGCGGCCGCTTTCACCGACCAACTGAGAAAGCATTTCACGATTGTTCAATGGGATCAGCGTGACGCCGGCAAGACGCTGAAATTGAATCCTTCTCCCATCCAGCCTTCGCTCGCGCAAATGGAAAGCGACACGCTTGAGGTCATCAAATTCGTCAGGACCGAGCTGAAACAGCAAAAGATCTATTTGTTGGGTAGCTCGTGGGGGAATGTGCTGGGTTTTCATGTCGTCAAAACCCATCCGGAACTATTAAGCGCTTACTTCGCCGTCAATCCGGTGGTCAGCCAGTTGACAAGCGAAAAGGAATTGCTTGAAACCTTGAAGCTTCACTTTAAGGACAACGCCGCCGCCAGCGATGAACTGGCCGCCGTGAGCGTGCCGTTCAAAACAGACGAAGATCTTTTCTACCTGAGAAAATGGCTCTTCATCAAGGACGGCAAGGCCTTCGCGGCCAGCACCGGCTTCAAGAATGGTTTTCTGCAATGGTCGAAAGCCTGGTCTCCGGTCTGGAACGAAGTGATGACCATCGATCTGAACGCGTCGTTGAAGAAAGTCGACTGCCCGATCTACTTCCTGGTCGGCAAGAATGATATCCAGACGTTGACGAGCATCACTGTCCGCTATGCCGAGGCGTTACAGGCGAAGAAGAAGGAACTCTACCTGTTTGAACAATCGGGGCATCAAATTCATCAGGATGAACCGGAAAAGTTCCAGGTAACGATCATCCGGACGTTGGCCGCCGCCAGGTAG
- a CDS encoding DUF2520 domain-containing protein yields the protein MTPGFNLIGAGHVGRVLGRLFARHGCFNIQQVLTRSVASARDGVAFIGAGDAVERYDQLQPAAVHVLAVGDDQIADACAALARAVPLDGSVVFHCSGALASDQLRAARDAGALVASVHPIRSFADPSAVAAQFTGTFCGIEGDAGALALLTPALTAIGAQPVPIEASAKTVYHAAAVFASNYLVTVLDAALRAYQAAGVPEPVARQMAQPLASESMANVFRLGAAAALSGPIARGDMAMVERQQRAVAGWDANTGELYQALVAPTAALAHRKHHKLP from the coding sequence ATGACGCCGGGGTTCAACCTGATCGGCGCCGGGCATGTGGGGCGCGTGCTGGGGCGCCTGTTCGCGCGCCACGGCTGCTTCAATATCCAGCAGGTGCTCACGCGCTCCGTGGCGTCCGCCCGCGACGGCGTGGCCTTCATCGGCGCCGGCGACGCGGTCGAACGCTACGATCAGTTGCAGCCGGCGGCGGTGCACGTGCTGGCCGTCGGCGACGACCAGATCGCCGACGCCTGCGCCGCGTTGGCCCGGGCCGTGCCGCTGGACGGCAGCGTGGTGTTCCACTGCAGCGGCGCGCTGGCGTCGGACCAATTGCGGGCCGCGCGCGACGCCGGCGCGCTGGTCGCCAGCGTGCACCCGATCCGCAGCTTCGCCGACCCGTCGGCGGTGGCCGCGCAATTCACCGGCACTTTTTGCGGCATCGAGGGCGACGCCGGCGCGCTGGCGCTGCTCACGCCGGCCTTGACGGCGATCGGCGCGCAGCCGGTGCCGATCGAGGCGTCGGCCAAGACCGTGTACCACGCGGCCGCCGTCTTCGCCAGCAACTATCTGGTGACGGTGCTGGACGCCGCGCTGCGCGCCTACCAGGCCGCCGGCGTGCCGGAGCCGGTGGCGCGGCAAATGGCGCAGCCGCTGGCGTCCGAATCGATGGCCAATGTGTTCCGTCTGGGCGCCGCCGCCGCGCTGAGCGGGCCGATCGCGCGTGGCGACATGGCCATGGTCGAGCGCCAGCAACGCGCTGTGGCCGGCTGGGACGCCAACACCGGCGAGCTGTACCAGGCCCTGGTGGCGCCGACGGCCGCCCTGGCGCACAGAAAACATCACAAGCTGCCCTGA
- a CDS encoding molybdopterin-dependent oxidoreductase — MKKRQFLGTAVAGGLASALPAGAASPAATGPALLTVTGAIGKPNRGKFDPVRDQMMFKQKLGFDKAHAFTFAALAALPAVTIKPTLEYDAKAHTLSGPLLLDVVKAAGGALGDNVKLVLRAVDGYAASITMAQARAQRYIVATHMDGAAMALGGLGPLWAIYDADKVPGMAGKPLPERFGSCPWALYHIEVAA; from the coding sequence ATGAAAAAACGCCAGTTCCTGGGCACCGCCGTCGCCGGCGGCCTGGCCTCGGCCTTGCCGGCCGGCGCGGCCTCCCCCGCCGCCACCGGCCCCGCATTGCTGACCGTTACCGGCGCCATCGGCAAGCCGAATCGTGGCAAGTTCGATCCGGTGCGCGACCAGATGATGTTCAAGCAAAAGCTGGGTTTCGATAAGGCGCACGCGTTTACGTTCGCGGCGCTGGCCGCGCTGCCCGCCGTCACTATCAAGCCGACCCTGGAGTACGACGCCAAGGCGCACACGCTGAGCGGCCCGCTGCTGCTGGACGTGGTCAAGGCGGCCGGCGGCGCGCTCGGCGACAACGTCAAGCTGGTGCTGCGGGCGGTGGACGGCTATGCGGCCTCGATCACGATGGCGCAGGCGCGCGCGCAGCGCTACATCGTCGCCACCCACATGGACGGGGCGGCGATGGCGCTGGGCGGGCTCGGTCCGCTATGGGCGATTTACGATGCCGACAAGGTGCCCGGGATGGCAGGCAAACCACTGCCGGAGCGGTTTGGTTCCTGCCCGTGGGCCTTGTATCACATCGAGGTGGCGGCGTAA
- the rarD gene encoding EamA family transporter RarD: MNPGIVYAAFAFFCWGLFPLYFHALAEVPALEMLAHRMLWSLLFLAIVLTARRQWKWLPHTLGRPRVLASFVASAVLLSANWFVYIWSVNNGHVIDASLGYFINPLVNVLLGVVVLKEKLRRAQWIAIGVAACGVLWLTWSAGQVPWIALILGITFGSYGLLRKTAALAALEGLSLETMILFPLALIYVVWLTMNGQNTFVNSEFDSTRWLLAAAGPITAIPLLLFAAGARKIPMAALGLLQYLSPTMQALLGVWVFHEAFPPARLIGFVIIWAALALYVAEGLWAGRRR, encoded by the coding sequence ATGAACCCAGGTATTGTCTACGCCGCCTTCGCGTTCTTTTGCTGGGGACTGTTCCCGCTGTATTTCCACGCGCTGGCCGAGGTACCGGCGCTGGAAATGCTCGCGCACCGCATGCTGTGGTCGCTGCTGTTCCTGGCCATCGTGCTGACCGCGCGGCGCCAATGGAAATGGCTGCCGCACACCCTGGGGCGGCCGCGCGTGCTGGCCAGCTTCGTCGCCAGCGCCGTGTTGCTGTCGGCAAACTGGTTCGTTTATATCTGGTCGGTCAACAACGGCCACGTCATCGACGCCAGCCTCGGCTACTTCATCAATCCGCTGGTCAATGTGCTGCTGGGCGTGGTGGTGCTGAAGGAAAAGCTGCGGCGCGCGCAATGGATCGCGATCGGCGTGGCGGCCTGCGGCGTGCTGTGGCTGACGTGGTCGGCCGGCCAGGTGCCGTGGATTGCCCTGATTTTAGGCATCACCTTCGGCTCCTACGGCCTGCTGCGCAAGACGGCGGCGCTCGCCGCGCTCGAGGGGCTGTCGCTGGAAACGATGATCCTGTTCCCGCTGGCGCTGATCTACGTGGTCTGGCTGACGATGAACGGCCAGAACACCTTCGTCAACAGCGAATTCGACAGCACCCGCTGGCTGCTGGCGGCGGCCGGGCCGATCACGGCCATTCCGCTGCTGCTGTTTGCCGCCGGCGCGCGCAAGATTCCGATGGCCGCGCTTGGGTTGCTGCAGTACCTGTCGCCGACCATGCAGGCGCTGCTGGGCGTGTGGGTGTTCCACGAAGCGTTTCCGCCGGCGCGCCTGATCGGCTTTGTCATCATCTGGGCCGCGCTGGCGTTGTACGTGGCCGAGGGCCTGTGGGCCGGCCGGCGCCGGTAG
- a CDS encoding peptidase M61, producing the protein MDVPAGARELEVEFQFLSPTAGNVLMSRDMLTLPWQKVALYPAGWFIRNIAVRAELKLPAGFQYATSLETAAVQDQLVSFKPTTFDNLVDAPVHAGRYFKRFDLAPGAVRPVRLNMIGDNEAALAIPPGMLDKYRAMAAALPRLFRSEHYRHYDFLLTVSDILPSGGGREHQESSENNFALDFFTRPDAHLPMADLIVHEYAHSWNGRFRQPADLWSPTMNQPVRGSLLWVYEGQTEFWGRMLAAQLGLRTRQQTMDALAVDAANAVARTGRQWKSLADTTNDPLYMPGRRMQWRDWQRREDYYGEGVLLWLDVDMLLRERTGGKHSLADFAGAFFGAVNNALATSTYTFADVCKSLSAIAPYDWAGYFNTRLRAHDDSHLLNGLARAGYRLVYTDEATEYFVQNEDFNVGGMDLSASLGVTVGKKGVVKTVAWEGPAFRAGVGIGARLTKVGEQPYTDEALKQAIKSAAATKQPISLGFEADGQSQTVLIPYYGSLRYPRLERLPGTPDRLERLLAPSPAVL; encoded by the coding sequence ATCGACGTGCCGGCAGGCGCGCGCGAACTGGAGGTGGAATTCCAGTTCCTCTCGCCGACCGCCGGCAACGTGCTGATGAGCCGCGACATGCTGACCTTGCCGTGGCAAAAAGTCGCGCTGTATCCGGCGGGCTGGTTCATCCGCAACATCGCCGTGCGGGCGGAGCTGAAGCTGCCGGCCGGCTTTCAATATGCGACGTCGCTGGAGACGGCCGCCGTCCAGGACCAGTTGGTGTCGTTTAAGCCCACCACCTTCGACAACCTGGTGGACGCACCTGTGCACGCCGGCCGCTATTTCAAACGGTTCGACCTGGCGCCCGGCGCCGTCCGTCCCGTCCGCCTGAACATGATCGGCGACAACGAGGCCGCGCTGGCCATTCCGCCGGGCATGCTGGACAAATACCGTGCGATGGCCGCCGCACTTCCCCGGTTGTTCCGCTCGGAGCACTACCGCCACTACGATTTTTTGCTGACGGTGTCCGACATCCTGCCCTCTGGCGGCGGGCGCGAGCACCAGGAATCGAGCGAGAACAACTTTGCGCTGGATTTCTTCACCCGGCCGGACGCCCATCTGCCGATGGCCGATTTGATCGTCCACGAATACGCGCACTCGTGGAACGGCCGCTTCCGCCAGCCGGCCGACCTGTGGTCGCCGACGATGAACCAGCCGGTGCGCGGCAGCCTGTTGTGGGTGTACGAGGGGCAAACCGAATTCTGGGGCAGGATGCTGGCTGCGCAGTTGGGCCTGCGCACCCGCCAGCAAACGATGGACGCGCTGGCCGTCGACGCCGCCAACGCCGTCGCCCGCACCGGCCGCCAGTGGAAATCGCTGGCGGACACCACCAACGACCCGCTGTACATGCCCGGGCGCCGGATGCAATGGCGCGACTGGCAGCGGCGCGAGGATTATTACGGCGAGGGCGTGCTGCTGTGGCTGGACGTCGACATGCTGTTACGGGAGCGCACCGGCGGCAAACATAGCCTCGCCGATTTCGCCGGCGCCTTCTTTGGCGCGGTGAACAATGCGTTGGCGACCAGCACCTACACCTTCGCCGACGTCTGCAAGTCCCTTAGCGCGATCGCGCCCTACGACTGGGCCGGCTATTTCAACACCCGCCTGCGGGCGCACGACGACAGCCACTTGCTAAACGGCCTGGCGCGTGCCGGCTACCGCCTGGTCTACACCGACGAGGCGACTGAATATTTCGTGCAAAACGAGGATTTCAACGTCGGCGGCATGGATTTGAGCGCCTCGCTGGGCGTGACGGTCGGCAAGAAAGGCGTGGTGAAAACGGTGGCGTGGGAAGGGCCGGCCTTCCGCGCCGGCGTCGGTATCGGGGCCAGGTTGACCAAGGTCGGCGAGCAGCCTTACACCGACGAGGCCCTCAAACAGGCGATCAAGTCGGCAGCCGCGACGAAACAGCCGATTTCGCTTGGCTTCGAGGCCGACGGGCAGTCGCAAACCGTGCTGATACCATATTACGGCTCGCTTCGCTATCCGCGCCTCGAGCGCCTCCCCGGCACCCCGGATCGGCTCGAACGCCTGCTGGCCCCGAGTCCTGCCGTCCTATAA
- a CDS encoding DUF924 domain-containing protein — protein MNEQAQAVFGFWFQPGPGQPSDAPRREWFQKDDAFDREISSRFGTLIDQALAGGLLEWDAEGPQSQLARILLLDQFTRNVHRGTPQAFAGDALALQAAQAMVDAGQDVALPPLQRAFVYLPFEHAEDLAMQELAVALYTGMESEERDVASEATLKGIAGMLDYAQRHREVIGRFGRFPHRNAILNRPSTAEEQAYLQQPGSGF, from the coding sequence ATGAATGAACAAGCTCAAGCCGTATTCGGTTTCTGGTTCCAGCCAGGTCCGGGCCAGCCGTCCGACGCACCGCGTCGCGAGTGGTTCCAGAAGGACGACGCCTTCGACCGTGAAATCAGCAGCCGTTTCGGCACGCTGATCGATCAGGCGCTGGCCGGCGGCCTGCTGGAATGGGATGCGGAAGGTCCGCAGTCGCAACTGGCGCGCATCCTGCTGCTCGACCAGTTCACCCGCAACGTCCATCGCGGCACGCCGCAGGCGTTCGCCGGCGACGCGCTGGCGCTGCAAGCGGCGCAGGCGATGGTCGACGCCGGGCAGGACGTGGCGCTGCCGCCGTTGCAGCGCGCCTTTGTCTACCTGCCTTTCGAGCACGCCGAGGACTTGGCGATGCAGGAGCTGGCCGTGGCGCTTTACACGGGCATGGAGAGCGAAGAACGCGATGTGGCGTCGGAAGCCACCCTCAAGGGCATCGCCGGCATGCTCGATTACGCGCAGCGCCACCGCGAGGTGATAGGCCGCTTCGGCCGCTTCCCGCACCGGAACGCGATCCTCAACAGGCCATCGACCGCTGAAGAACAGGCCTATCTCCAGCAGCCGGGATCGGGATTCTGA